A genomic stretch from Balaenoptera musculus isolate JJ_BM4_2016_0621 chromosome 9, mBalMus1.pri.v3, whole genome shotgun sequence includes:
- the NEUROD6 gene encoding neurogenic differentiation factor 6, translating into MLTLPFDESVVMPESQMCRKFSRECEDQKQIKKPESFSKQIVLRGKSIKRAPGEETEKEEEEEDREEEDENGLPRRRGLRKKKTTKLRLERVKFRRQEANARERNRMHGLNDALDNLRKVVPCYSKTQKLSKIETLRLAKNYIWALSEILRIGKRPDLLTFVQNLCKGLSQPTTNLVAGCLQLNARSFLMGQGGEAAHHTRSPYSTFYPPYHSPELTPPPGHGTLDNSKSMKPYNYCSAYESFYESTSPECASPQFEGPLSPPPINYNGIFSLKQEETLDYGKNYNYGMHYCAVPPRGPLGQGAMFRLPTDSHFPYDLHLRSQSLTMQDELNAVFHN; encoded by the coding sequence ATGTTAACACTACCGTTTGATGAGTCAGTTGTAATGCCAGAATCCCAGATGTGCAGAAAGTTTTCTAGAGAATGCGAGGACCAGAAGCAAATTAAGAAACCAGAAAGCTTTTCCAAACAGATTGTCCTTCGAGGAAAGAGCATCAAAAGGGCCCCTGGagaagagactgagaaagaagaagaggaggaagacagggaagaggaagatgaaaatGGGTTGCCCAGAAGGAGGggtcttaggaaaaaaaagacgACCAAGCTCCGACTGGAGAGGGTCAAGTTCAGGAGACAGGAAGCTAACGCGCGCGAGAGGAACAGGATGCACGGCCTCAACGACGCCCTGGACAATTTAAGAAAAGTGGTCCCCTGTTATTCTAAAACCCAAAAACTGTCCAAAATAGAAACTTTACGACTGGCCAAAAACTACATCTGGGCACTTTCTGAAATTCTGAGAATCGGCAAGAGACCTGATCTGCTCACGTTCGTCCAAAACTTATGCAAAGGTCTTTCCCAGCCAACTACAAACTTGGTGGCAGGCTGCTTGCAGCTCAATGCCAGGAGTTTCCTGATGGGTCAGGGTGGGGAGGCGGCACACCACACAAGGTCACCCTACTCTACCTTCTACCCGCCCTACCACAGCCCTGagctcacccctcccccagggcatGGAACTCTTGATAATTCCAAGTCCATGAAACCCTACAATTATTGCAGTGCGTATGAATCCTTCTATGAAAGCACTTCCCCTGAGTGTGCCAGCCCTCAGTTTGAGGGTCCCTTAAGTCCTCCCCCAATTAACTATAATGGGATATTTTCCCTGAAGCAAGAAGAAACCTTGGACTATGGCAAAAATTACAATTACGGCATGCATTACTGTGCAGTGCCACCCAGGGGTCCCCTTGGGCAGGGTGCCATGTTCAGGTTGCCCACCGACAGCCACTTCCCTTACGACTTACATCTGCGCAGCCAATCTCTCACCATGCAAGATGAATTAAATGCAGTTTTTCATAattaa